AAGCCTGTGTAATGCAATTCTAGTAATAACAGCACTTTGCCTGTGATGATTTGTATCTTCTTGATGATGGATGACAATGAAATTTTGgaaaggactttttttttctttccgaattgaaaattatttgagCTAAACTAGCTGTAGATGATTTGGTACAGAGTTTGTTGCTTGAAGAAATCAGCCTcttttgatgtatttttttttaggagAAACTAGAAAAATATGGACACAACATTGATGAAACTTAAGTAACTTGAGAAATTTGGATCAACGAGGTTTACACGATGGTGCCAACGTAGCCAAATCCTACAATTGAGAATGTTAAGGTCTGAAGGAAGAGGTAGATGAAGTAGTTGTGTTTCCCATGAACATAATCATAGCATCCACATACGAAGAGGAAGGCAGCAAATCCCAACTCCAGTAAATTAAGTCTGTTATCATgttcaaacaagaaaaagaaatcataattagacagaagaagaaaaaaagatgatgaaaaatgaatatttgttgCAATTAGAGGCCTAATATGAGAAAATTTAAGACCTCTTAAAGTGCATATGGTACTTGTCAATAATGTAAAGTGTGATTTGGCTAATACAGTAAGTACATTTGAATTCTCTTTTAACATGGCCTATGTTTAATAAAGTGAGAGTTAATAATGGAGTAGAAAAGTGGGACATAACTCCTCTTTGATTACATGTTTTGAGTTCatactaaaattattttgatgtggGTTTTCTGAAATCTTGACATGGGCATGTGGTTTTCTAAAATCTTATGTCATATTCATGTGCATGTGACAGAAACGTTTTGATTAGGGTGGCATGCCGTTGATTTGGaaatggaattaaaaaaaaatcaaagaaatgcTCACCTACTCATAGAGAATCTTAACTGTTTACAACGAAGAATAACTAAAAATTACTCACTAATAAGTAGGAACCTATCAAAATTATTTCCTTGTTGCAATCATTAAATTATTGACCACACAGTCTAGAACCCATCTCCATAATACCAGTTTGTGCATGATTGACAATCACAAATTCACAATCGAGATGTAGAGAAGAAACTATAATTAATGccaaatgcaaacacaattatTTGCTTtcgaaaaatacaaataaaaataaaataaataaattaagaactGACCTTTCAACAAATTTGGATCGAGTCTTTTTGGGGGTGGCCTTGATGGCATTATTCTTCTTGGCAGCATCTCCtgatttattcttattattattgacAGAGTCACCAAGTTTTTCAGTCACAACCCATTCATTAGCCCTCCCATACTCTAAGAGACCTATAAATGTTGCCTTGGTACGGTGCAAAGACATCACATTCTCAAAGAGGATCCAATAGAACAGAAGGTGAATGGACCTGCCAAAGTTCCACACATCTTTTAGAAACAAATTAATGGACTAACTATGGCAAATTGAAAGTGTAAAACAATAGAAAATTAATGATACCTTGGTGTTCCAACTGAATTGAGAATGGTGATGACAGAAGGAATATAAACAGCTCCCCAGATTGGAACATGAACCTCTGGGACCAAGATTGTAAGGGGAATCACAACAcagtagaagaagaaggtgaCCATGTGGGCGATGATTTTGCGAACAAAGAAAAAGCTGTATATAACATACACTTTCTTCCAAAACCTAACTTTCTGCAGAAAATAAAtgtaaacaaaagaaaacatcAGAACAGACATGGAATTACTTAAACAACATTgtccctttatatatatatatatatatattacttaactGCAATGAGTACTTACCTTGTTCCTCACAATCTCCATCACCATTTTGCGGAACAAATTAGCAGGACCACATGACCATCTGTGCTGCTGGAATCTGAAGGCTCTCAAAGTACTGGGAAGCTCACTTTTGGCCTATATAAagttaccatttaaaaaaaaggcACCATTACTTAGtataagaaaattgaaatgataattcaTAATCATATGTCATTCATATTCTCCGTTAATTGTTAACTTTGGAAGTACTAATAGGTAAGTAGATGGAACATTGATTAACCTGGAGGTCACCAAGGTACAAAAATTTCCATCCCCTAAGACTAGCACGAACAGCAAGGTCCATATCTTCCACTGTTGTTCTGTCTTTCCACCCACCAGCTTCGTTGATAGCAGCTATTCTCCAAATACCAGCAGTTCCTGCATTAAGGTCCCAAAACAGCAACATTTCTTAGTAAACAAATGATCATTATGAAACTAACCTATGATATGACTATGTAGTACCACGTAGCATATGTGTCACATTTTATGTTGTGGTAGGTAAGGTCAACATGTTTTAGGAAGAGTTGaaagtaattaaatgaatataattaCCGTTGAAACCGAAGAAAGCATGAGTGGCTGATCCAACTTCTTGCTCTACTGTGAAATGGTAATCCAGGGACATCTCTTGCATTCTTGTCAATAAACACTCGTCAGAATTCActgtcacaaaaaaaaaaaaaaaaaaagagatacgTTATTagcaatgtatatatattatgattagCTTTATAATTAAAAGGTGAAAATGATTAAAAGAGTAGTAACAATATGTATGAAGttaaaaaagggaagaaaaaaaagttcttGACTTGTGatcatatgattttatttttttactgaattaaCTTTTTCATAAGCTAAGTGTACTAGTACAGAATCAAAGGACAAATGGCACAATGCCATCTTGCCGTTACTACCGTGGCGGACCACAGAGACAATAAGGCAAAAGTCAGCTACGGCCCCACACATGCACATGacacaacattaattttatttttctgcaaattaatgtttactaaaattaatttaatttgagaatGTGAGTGGAATTAAAGACATAATAAACTACCACTAATTGTTGTTGAGAATACCATATGATCAATGTTATAACTCAACTaatgaaaaaatacaaaaatcctACCTAACTAAGTTTATTCTTTATTTGATCACTGTTTTCAGCTCAAGAGAATGGGGAATTGGAGAAGTGTCGGCAAGGAAGAGTTAAGTCCACCTTTAGGCACATGGTACTCCCCTCactgttattagtttttttttttttttgtttcttatctAACTCCCCAAAAAACAATACTGCAAAGGCACGTGGGAAGTGGGTTCGCTGGATTGGGAACTTTGAAGTTTGGATGGATTCTTAAATGACAGTTTTGCCCCTCTCACCATGTTCTATTGTTCTTTCCCAAATAGTTCTTCTGCCTCTCCCCTAGAGTGATAAATTGTGTCAGACAATGCGGGTTGCTCTATAAAccccacaaaaaataaaataaaaaagttagatttaatagtgtttttattttgtaaccTATTTTGAGTGAGTTAACTTAACCCATCTTGCTTttgtttaattcttaatttgtgGCAAGATAGCACGAGTGGATCCACTTCACTTAAATTGACAAAATTGCCCCCTTTCCACTTAATCACTTTCTTATTAAAATACTAAGTACAAAACAATTGGTTCTGACAAAATTTTAGAAGCACAAATCAATAGTTATCTCACACACCCCACttacaattattatatttggGTGTGTGCATTAACCATGGATGGCTAGATTTTTCTGAGCTGGCAACTAAGAGTAGAACTTAGAAGAGTGAcgctttttatttgttttgtttcttctttatacttttttcacttctttttttattttattttaattttactaatctAAATAGGGACATGACCGTGAAGGAGACAACCTTCACAGGGAGGGTGACTGGCTCGTTAGTGGTCCCCAACCGTGATTGAAGGGTTTGTTTTAGTGGGCTAGCAGGTCAAACCACGACAAAGGGGAAAGTGAAAGTCCACactacaaataatttttctccaattaaacaaaaaaataaaataatgaaatgaaatgcCACCGACACTTAGGACTTgagtgggaaaaaaaaaagaagcaaagttGGAGTATTGTATTAAGTGAAAGTCAAAAAACCAAGAAGTGAAGTTAGTAGTACTAGTACTTACTACTTatgcattaattaataaaattttattttactatgggttaattttaattatttaccaaaTCTCCAACGAGCTTGAACAAGAGCAATGTCGGGGTTGCCCACCAAGAAAGGAATGGAACGTCTGAGAAAATCTGGCTCTGGCCTGAAATCTGCATCGAAAATTGCCACGTACTCACAGTGTTTCACATAGTTACGTTTTAGGCCTTCTTTTAGAGCACCCGCTTTGTACCCTCCTCTTGTTTCTCTGATTTGGTACACTATGTTTATGCCCTTACTTGCCCATCTCTGGCATTCCATCTCCACCATTTGCTGCAATCaatcacaaattcaatttcatataATTCATTATTAGAGTACATAAATTTAAGATGCCATTTGATCAATTCCTCCACCAAACCCCTCAACATAAATGCACCCACTCCACATATCTTAACACCATGATTATACACCTAAGGCTACGATAAGGCTACTTCTACATTCCAATCTTTAAGATTGACACATTAAAAACTCACATTGAATATAACTCaaaattaaactgaaaaaaaatgtgaaaaaccTCTTATGAGTGTGTATATACCTTGACGGTAGGGTCAGTAGAATCATCAAGCACTTGGATGACGAGACGATCCGCAGGCCATGAAAGATTACAAGCTGCTCCAATCGACACCTTGTACAcctgaatccaaaaaaaaaataaccaaccCAGATGAATACATTATAACATAAGCACCAATTTTAAAGCGCAAATAAATCCAGAAAGGCACAAAACTTTGTAACAGTTTAAACTTAACTCAAATTCAAGAATTTTCCTCTActtatatacattattttatttatattacaaaTCAATATTGGATCTTCAATATAAGTTAAGCACCAGACATTGGAGCGTGAAATTTGTAGAACCAGCCAGACATTAACTGATGGTCAGTCAGACAATGATAATCTGACAGGACGAACAGTAATGAGTGAATGCTAATATTGTCTTGGAATTTGAGTTTGAGTTAATTAAAATcagttgaaaaaaaagaaagaaaaacaaagcacAAGAGCAGGGAATCTTTATTCTGATTTCTGACCTCTTTCTCATTGAACATTGGAATCTGGACAAGCACGACGGGGTAATTAGAGTTGCCGAGTTCCTCGTCGTCTTGGAGTGGCTCGAACTTGTAGCGCTGGTGTGGCTTCTTCCAGAAGAGCTTGACGAGGATGATGACAATGCCCATGTAGACCCTCTCCATGAAGAGCATGAGCGCCATGGCGAGGCTAATGTACACTGCCAGGTTCAGCAGAGGCACGATCAGTGGCGCCTTCATCACTTCCCACACCATCTTAATCTGCGCCGCTACGTCGAAATTCACGCCGTTGATTGAGTCCGGGATGAAGAACTTGGGCTGAGATTCAACCATTTTggctttttctttcttgctttcttCTCTTAGCAGAGAAAAGAGTGAAGCTTTAGGAAAATGGTGGTGAATTGGGGTGTGTGCTTTTTGTATGGGATTGAAATGGCAATGCCCTTCTTGTCAACTTGTGCTGAGTGAGAGAAGCAAAGCAATGACAGTTATGGTGAAGAATcagatctctctctctctatctctcccaaaaaaatggaaaagtagAAAAAACAGAAACTTCTCTCTCACTCACAATTGGCGCCTATGAATGCTTCTCTTCTCTATTATCTATCTATCGCTGTGTGTGACCGACAGAGGAGAATAGAGGCATTCTAgacagagagaaagagagagagaggggcaATAGATGCAGAGATAAAGGGGTCCCTTTATAGTCATGTTTTGGTGATAGATTTTCCTGCTATCAcgtttttgttatattataattattattattattattttggttcTCATCTCACACCATATTCACAGTTACTAGGTGCCATTTGTTTACCTTACCCAAAGTAATCTGAAACTAAAGGTAGGTTTGGCGTTT
The nucleotide sequence above comes from Glycine soja cultivar W05 chromosome 11, ASM419377v2, whole genome shotgun sequence. Encoded proteins:
- the LOC114374917 gene encoding glucomannan 4-beta-mannosyltransferase 2-like: MVESQPKFFIPDSINGVNFDVAAQIKMVWEVMKAPLIVPLLNLAVYISLAMALMLFMERVYMGIVIILVKLFWKKPHQRYKFEPLQDDEELGNSNYPVVLVQIPMFNEKEVYKVSIGAACNLSWPADRLVIQVLDDSTDPTVKQMVEMECQRWASKGINIVYQIRETRGGYKAGALKEGLKRNYVKHCEYVAIFDADFRPEPDFLRRSIPFLVGNPDIALVQARWRFVNSDECLLTRMQEMSLDYHFTVEQEVGSATHAFFGFNGTAGIWRIAAINEAGGWKDRTTVEDMDLAVRASLRGWKFLYLGDLQAKSELPSTLRAFRFQQHRWSCGPANLFRKMVMEIVRNKKVRFWKKVYVIYSFFFVRKIIAHMVTFFFYCVVIPLTILVPEVHVPIWGAVYIPSVITILNSVGTPRSIHLLFYWILFENVMSLHRTKATFIGLLEYGRANEWVVTEKLGDSVNNNKNKSGDAAKKNNAIKATPKKTRSKFVERLNLLELGFAAFLFVCGCYDYVHGKHNYFIYLFLQTLTFSIVGFGYVGTIV